In the genome of Treponema sp. J25, one region contains:
- a CDS encoding SpoIIE family protein phosphatase: MESCNDFLLESTSYYDVLEQIEEGIFIIDREYIIRYWNPAAERILGYPAREVCGWSCMTLGPLCKRDSSGTFLCGEGLCPLALAISGGYRGKYAQYVFMRSASGQEIPVSLTINPLRNNRGEVVGGIAMFRDMQEEYAQLKLASEIQKHMVTTVPFTAEKLRVSTLFHPLEVTGGDYVEAFVTDTGILVASSADATGHGISAALFAMIYKTLFHGTLKDTYSPAKMLSTINNDFIRTITIEGYYLTASILVMDPHSGTGYFASAGHPMAIIFRKRHEVLVPEPIRERSFMIGMVEGAHYQEIPFGLDPGDILFIASDGIYEAEDSNGMPFGIEGVTGFFADGGRDLESLYETLKSRNPFGQLSDDISALMIEAIEA, encoded by the coding sequence GTGGAGAGCTGCAACGATTTTTTACTGGAATCTACCTCATATTACGATGTCCTGGAACAGATAGAAGAGGGAATCTTTATCATAGATAGGGAGTATATTATCCGTTACTGGAATCCCGCAGCGGAGCGAATCCTGGGGTACCCTGCCCGGGAAGTCTGTGGCTGGTCCTGCATGACCCTGGGCCCCCTCTGCAAACGGGATTCTTCCGGCACCTTCCTGTGTGGCGAGGGACTCTGTCCCCTCGCTCTGGCCATATCAGGGGGGTATCGGGGGAAATACGCCCAGTATGTCTTTATGCGGTCCGCCAGTGGTCAGGAGATTCCCGTCAGTCTTACCATTAACCCCCTCAGGAACAATCGGGGAGAAGTGGTCGGGGGAATCGCCATGTTTCGGGACATGCAAGAAGAGTACGCCCAGCTTAAACTGGCCAGTGAAATCCAGAAACACATGGTGACCACCGTCCCTTTTACGGCGGAGAAACTGCGGGTGAGCACCCTCTTTCATCCTTTGGAAGTGACCGGTGGCGATTATGTGGAAGCCTTTGTCACCGATACGGGAATACTCGTGGCCTCCAGTGCGGATGCCACGGGCCACGGTATTTCGGCGGCCCTCTTTGCCATGATTTATAAGACCCTTTTCCATGGTACCCTGAAGGACACCTACTCTCCGGCGAAGATGCTCAGCACCATCAATAATGATTTTATCCGCACCATCACGATCGAAGGGTACTACCTTACCGCCTCTATTCTGGTGATGGATCCCCATTCGGGAACAGGGTATTTTGCCAGTGCAGGACACCCCATGGCCATCATCTTCCGCAAGCGCCATGAAGTGCTGGTCCCTGAACCTATCCGGGAACGGTCTTTCATGATAGGGATGGTCGAAGGGGCCCACTACCAGGAGATTCCCTTCGGCCTTGACCCGGGGGATATTCTTTTCATTGCCTCCGACGGTATCTACGAAGCGGAAGACAGTAATGGCATGCCCTTCGGCATCGAAGGGGTGACGGGATTTTTCGCCGACGGTGGACGGGATCTGGAAAGCCTCTACGAGACCCTTAAAAGTCGCAATCCCTTCGGACAACTCAGTGACGACATCAGCGCCCTTATGATAGAAGCCATTGAAGCATAG
- the rpiA gene encoding ribose-5-phosphate isomerase RpiA: MEQQRLKELVGQTAVDQLVRSGMKVGLGTGSTAMPAVRRIGELLQKGVLKDIKAVSTSFQTTVACEELGIPLYTLNSREIGGELDLTIDGADEVDPDNNLIKGGGGALLLEKIVAYASKNYAIVVDESKLVEHLGLAFPVPVEVIPEARETVRRALEKLGARVTLRQAVRKAGPVVTDKGNLLLDILFSQPVDARLLEAEINQIPGVVENGFFTRKRPQVFIARSTGIVEVRP, encoded by the coding sequence ATGGAGCAACAGAGGCTTAAAGAACTGGTAGGACAAACTGCGGTAGATCAATTGGTTCGCAGTGGAATGAAGGTAGGCCTGGGTACGGGGTCTACTGCCATGCCGGCGGTGCGCCGTATCGGTGAATTATTACAAAAAGGGGTTTTAAAGGATATTAAAGCGGTTTCTACGAGTTTTCAAACCACCGTAGCCTGTGAAGAGTTAGGTATCCCCTTGTATACCCTGAACTCCCGGGAAATTGGGGGCGAGCTTGATCTTACCATCGATGGGGCCGACGAGGTAGATCCGGACAACAATCTTATAAAAGGCGGTGGCGGGGCCTTGCTGTTAGAAAAAATTGTGGCCTACGCTTCAAAAAACTATGCTATAGTGGTAGATGAATCAAAGCTGGTAGAACACCTGGGGCTGGCCTTCCCGGTCCCGGTGGAGGTAATCCCTGAAGCCCGAGAAACGGTCCGTCGGGCCCTTGAAAAACTCGGCGCCCGGGTTACCCTTCGTCAGGCGGTGCGGAAGGCGGGGCCGGTGGTAACCGACAAGGGGAACCTCCTCTTAGATATTTTGTTTTCCCAGCCGGTAGATGCTCGTCTCCTGGAAGCCGAAATTAATCAGATCCCCGGGGTGGTGGAGAATGGTTTTTTTACCCGGAAACGTCCCCAGGTGTTTATTGCCCGTTCGACGGGGATAGTGGAAGTTCGACCGTAA
- a CDS encoding DUF6062 family protein — translation MAVDKHINYFELEKACQKPGCPLCRIIRDRSWRYLDNMLFEHVSDRGFRALHRQAGGFCPEHSAKLVNFRDGLAVAILGRDILEDRIRHFKSRKPWRPRGTCPICLERKRIEQEYLSFLLEVGEERPDDRALIQWFTASEGLCAPHYGMLLELKKRPPRWLVQFQEDKFSRLMERVNRFIELSAYGRQQEFAALPEADKLVWKELARTLRGSGDAEKEE, via the coding sequence ATGGCGGTGGATAAACATATTAACTATTTTGAACTCGAAAAGGCCTGCCAAAAGCCGGGCTGTCCCCTGTGCCGGATTATCCGGGATCGGAGCTGGCGATATTTAGATAACATGCTTTTTGAGCATGTGTCAGACCGGGGCTTCCGGGCTCTCCATCGTCAGGCCGGGGGATTTTGCCCTGAACATTCGGCAAAACTGGTAAACTTTCGGGATGGCCTTGCGGTGGCTATCCTGGGGCGGGATATCCTGGAAGACAGGATACGGCATTTTAAAAGCCGAAAACCCTGGCGCCCCAGGGGAACCTGCCCCATTTGTCTGGAACGAAAACGGATAGAGCAGGAATACCTTTCGTTCCTGTTAGAAGTAGGGGAAGAACGGCCGGACGATCGGGCCCTTATCCAGTGGTTTACCGCCTCTGAAGGGCTCTGCGCACCCCACTATGGGATGCTCCTTGAACTAAAAAAGCGTCCCCCCCGTTGGCTTGTCCAGTTCCAGGAAGACAAATTCTCCCGCCTCATGGAACGGGTTAATCGATTCATAGAACTTTCTGCCTATGGCAGGCAGCAGGAATTTGCGGCCCTCCCCGAAGCAGATAAGCTTGTATGGAAAGAATTGGCCCGGACGTTACGAGGTTCGGGAGATGCGGAAAAGGAGGAATAA
- a CDS encoding XRE family transcriptional regulator, with amino-acid sequence MAQIRREIGLRVKELREIQGISAESLAKYLMVDRETYLAWEEGRDDFPVGVLYEIAGRFQVDLSELITGEAPKLRTYCLTRKGRGPEVYRRSSYRYWSLAANFQHRKAEPFLVEIPAESEQHPIALNSHPGQEFDYVLEGTMRITIGSHEMDLEAGDAVYFDSSEPHGMKALGGKAVRFLAVIL; translated from the coding sequence ATGGCCCAGATACGGCGAGAAATTGGCCTACGGGTAAAGGAACTCCGGGAAATTCAGGGGATCTCTGCGGAATCCCTGGCAAAGTATCTTATGGTGGATCGAGAGACCTATCTTGCCTGGGAAGAGGGACGGGATGACTTCCCGGTGGGGGTGCTCTACGAAATCGCCGGTCGCTTTCAGGTGGATTTAAGCGAGCTTATCACCGGCGAGGCGCCTAAACTGAGAACCTATTGTCTAACCCGTAAAGGGCGAGGTCCTGAGGTGTATCGGCGCAGTTCCTACCGTTACTGGAGCCTGGCTGCCAATTTTCAACATAGAAAGGCAGAACCCTTCCTGGTGGAAATCCCCGCCGAATCGGAACAGCATCCCATCGCCCTTAATAGCCATCCCGGCCAGGAATTCGACTATGTGCTCGAAGGAACCATGCGGATTACCATTGGGAGCCACGAAATGGACCTCGAGGCGGGAGACGCGGTGTATTTTGATTCTTCTGAGCCCCATGGTATGAAGGCCCTGGGAGGAAAGGCAGTCCGTTTCCTCGCGGTGATTCTTTAG
- a CDS encoding AMP-binding protein: MLTKYLSTLEFSSYEDFVQNFSVRVPENFNFAYDVMDELARKRPDERALVWCDEKGAFAEFTYGELQQRTNQTANALASLGIRKGTPVMLILKRRHEYWPTLLALHKLGAIAIPATHLLTPKDIVYRCKAADIEAIVAVDEPAVMDHVDEAEHQSPSLKRKLFVRSVHTPATADPAAGRKNWLDLKELVAGQSPEFLRPTGKEATQNSDIMLLYFTSGTTGMPKMVQHDFTYPLGHIITARYWQNVRPGGLHLTVADTGWAKAAWGKIYGQWLSECAVFVYDYERFVPSAMLEVISRYGVTSFCAPPTVYRFFIKEDLRRYDFSRLEHCSVAGEPLNPEVYEQFLAATGIKLMEGYGQTELTLTVGTFPWMEPKPGSMGRPAPGYDIDLVREDGSSCEVGEEGQIVVRTDRRIPVGMFGGYYRDPELTQKVWHDGVYYTGDMAWKDEDGYFWFVGRADDVIKSSGYRIGPFEVESALLEHPAVLECAVTGVPDPDRGQVVKATVVLAKGWTASDELARELQEHVKETTAPYKYPRIIEFVSELPKTISGKIRRVQIREQDGQSSSKNTE, translated from the coding sequence ATGTTGACGAAATATCTATCTACCCTCGAATTTTCCTCCTACGAAGATTTTGTTCAGAATTTTTCTGTCCGGGTTCCTGAAAATTTTAACTTTGCCTATGATGTGATGGACGAACTTGCCCGAAAACGTCCCGATGAACGGGCCCTGGTATGGTGCGATGAAAAGGGGGCTTTTGCGGAGTTTACCTACGGAGAATTGCAACAACGAACAAACCAAACGGCCAATGCCCTTGCTTCCCTCGGAATTAGAAAAGGGACGCCCGTCATGCTTATTTTGAAGCGACGTCACGAATATTGGCCAACCCTCTTGGCGTTGCATAAACTAGGAGCTATTGCTATTCCCGCCACCCATCTTCTTACCCCTAAGGATATCGTGTATCGCTGTAAAGCCGCTGACATCGAAGCCATTGTGGCAGTTGATGAGCCTGCCGTTATGGACCATGTGGACGAAGCGGAACATCAATCTCCTTCCCTGAAGCGTAAACTTTTTGTGCGCTCAGTGCATACCCCCGCTACGGCGGACCCGGCGGCAGGAAGAAAGAACTGGCTTGATCTTAAAGAACTTGTGGCAGGACAGAGCCCGGAGTTCCTCCGTCCTACGGGTAAAGAGGCAACCCAGAACAGTGATATAATGCTCCTCTATTTTACTAGCGGAACCACGGGGATGCCTAAGATGGTGCAGCACGATTTTACCTATCCCCTTGGGCATATCATTACCGCCCGGTACTGGCAAAATGTTCGTCCCGGGGGGCTCCATCTTACCGTGGCCGATACGGGATGGGCAAAGGCGGCCTGGGGTAAGATCTATGGCCAGTGGCTCAGCGAGTGTGCGGTTTTTGTCTATGATTACGAGCGCTTTGTGCCTTCCGCAATGCTCGAGGTAATTAGTCGCTATGGGGTTACCTCCTTTTGTGCTCCTCCCACGGTATACCGCTTCTTTATAAAAGAGGACCTCCGGCGTTACGATTTTTCGCGGCTCGAACACTGTTCGGTCGCAGGCGAACCCCTCAATCCCGAAGTGTACGAACAGTTCCTGGCTGCCACGGGGATCAAATTGATGGAAGGCTATGGTCAGACCGAATTAACCCTTACGGTAGGAACCTTCCCCTGGATGGAACCAAAACCTGGTTCTATGGGACGGCCTGCCCCCGGCTATGATATCGATCTTGTTCGGGAAGATGGTTCTTCCTGTGAAGTAGGAGAAGAAGGGCAGATCGTGGTTCGGACGGATCGCCGCATCCCGGTGGGTATGTTCGGTGGGTACTATCGGGATCCCGAACTTACCCAAAAGGTATGGCACGATGGGGTCTATTATACCGGTGATATGGCATGGAAAGATGAGGATGGCTACTTCTGGTTTGTAGGGCGTGCCGATGATGTCATAAAGAGTTCGGGCTATCGGATCGGTCCTTTTGAAGTAGAAAGTGCCCTCCTCGAGCATCCGGCGGTACTGGAATGTGCGGTCACGGGGGTCCCCGATCCGGACCGGGGACAGGTGGTAAAGGCGACGGTAGTGCTTGCCAAAGGATGGACCGCGAGTGACGAACTTGCCCGGGAACTACAGGAGCATGTCAAGGAAACCACCGCTCCCTACAAGTATCCCCGGATCATCGAGTTCGTGTCGGAACTTCCCAAAACGATTAGCGGAAAGATCCGACGCGTCCAGATTCGGGAACAGGACGGGCAGAGTTCCTCGAAAAACACCGAGTAG
- the aroC gene encoding chorismate synthase, protein MAGNSFGTLFKITTFGESHGGAVGVVIDGVPPNLELDEQDIQKELDRRKPGQNFITTPRQESDRVHILSGIFEGKTTGTPLLLLLYNTDARPEAYNDIKDKFRPGHADYTFFKKFGIRDYRGSGRASGRETAARVAAGAVAKKLLSQRGVHIVAYTLRAAGIQCQKRDESVIEQNPLRACDLEAAAAMVQRLQQLQEEQDSAGGIIECRVRGLPVGLGEPVFDKLDALLAHAMLSLGAVKGIEFGDGFAGVDLRGSEHNDWMDAAGFRSNHAGGVLGGISTGAELVFRIAVKPVSSIAKPQRTITIDGKETEIRTEGRHDTCILPRLVPVVEAMTALVLEDLWKLQESLRI, encoded by the coding sequence ATGGCGGGCAATAGTTTTGGAACCCTGTTTAAAATAACCACCTTTGGAGAGTCCCATGGCGGCGCTGTGGGAGTTGTCATCGACGGGGTTCCACCGAACCTGGAACTCGATGAGCAGGATATCCAGAAAGAACTGGACCGACGAAAGCCAGGACAGAATTTTATCACCACCCCACGGCAAGAAAGCGACCGGGTTCACATTCTTTCAGGAATTTTCGAAGGGAAAACCACGGGGACTCCCCTTCTTTTGTTGCTGTACAACACCGACGCCCGCCCCGAGGCATATAACGACATAAAAGACAAATTTCGCCCCGGCCATGCGGATTATACCTTTTTTAAGAAATTCGGCATCCGGGACTACCGGGGCTCGGGGCGGGCGTCGGGGCGGGAGACCGCCGCTCGCGTCGCCGCCGGCGCGGTGGCTAAAAAGCTCCTTTCTCAGCGGGGGGTCCACATTGTGGCTTACACCCTACGGGCGGCGGGCATCCAATGTCAAAAACGGGATGAATCGGTGATAGAACAGAACCCTCTGCGGGCCTGCGACCTGGAGGCCGCCGCTGCCATGGTGCAACGGCTCCAGCAGCTTCAGGAAGAACAGGACAGCGCCGGCGGCATCATCGAATGCCGGGTCCGGGGGCTTCCGGTGGGGCTCGGAGAACCGGTTTTTGACAAACTGGATGCCCTGCTGGCCCATGCCATGCTGTCCCTGGGGGCCGTCAAGGGCATCGAGTTTGGGGATGGCTTTGCCGGGGTGGATTTACGGGGAAGCGAACACAACGACTGGATGGATGCGGCGGGATTCCGTTCCAATCATGCGGGGGGAGTCCTCGGAGGTATCAGCACGGGGGCAGAACTGGTATTCCGCATTGCCGTAAAGCCCGTGTCATCTATCGCAAAACCCCAGCGGACCATCACCATCGATGGGAAGGAAACGGAAATTCGCACCGAAGGCCGCCACGATACCTGCATTCTCCCCCGGCTCGTACCGGTGGTAGAAGCCATGACGGCCCTCGTTCTGGAGGACCTCTGGAAACTCCAGGAGAGTCTTCGGATATAA
- a CDS encoding cytochrome c biogenesis protein CcdA produces MQRLVLVFLWFFVSMPPDYLLGAQKLSNESMSVRGIYFTETGCSHCDAFLLFEKPRLEKATGLSLELELHDILSPKGYELCVAMLAERGLVFTAFPVLFLGNNVYQGSTAVEAGGRAELEYWLKYGQWRPAEGPEGPQKPPQGASKTVLEDISSLKGQTLSVLSIFLAGLLDGINPCAFSTLLFFLSFLGLRRQDHKKRFWTGISFIGGIFVAYVALGLGIFSGLRYFFSRLGVSWFVKGAVSLLGGILAVASCYDAFLALRGRAGESILQLPLFLKQASHRLIRKGTNVSLYMLAAFGSGLLVSCIELACTGQVYFPTLAYLAQRSERVFPLLLLYNLAFITPLLVVFVVVHRGAAQEGLRRWYEGHLVLVRFLTALFFGSLAVLVWQ; encoded by the coding sequence ATGCAGCGACTCGTACTGGTGTTTCTCTGGTTTTTTGTTAGTATGCCGCCGGATTATCTTCTGGGAGCTCAAAAACTGTCTAATGAATCAATGAGCGTCAGGGGCATCTATTTTACCGAAACGGGCTGTTCCCATTGTGATGCTTTTTTGCTTTTTGAAAAACCCCGGCTTGAAAAAGCTACGGGGCTCAGCCTGGAACTCGAACTTCATGATATTTTAAGCCCTAAGGGCTATGAACTCTGTGTCGCCATGCTTGCCGAGCGGGGCCTTGTGTTTACCGCCTTCCCGGTTTTGTTTTTAGGGAACAATGTGTACCAGGGGAGCACGGCTGTAGAAGCGGGGGGCCGGGCTGAACTAGAATATTGGCTAAAATATGGGCAGTGGCGGCCCGCGGAGGGGCCTGAGGGACCCCAAAAGCCTCCACAAGGGGCTTCAAAAACAGTTCTGGAGGATATATCCTCTTTAAAGGGCCAAACCCTTTCTGTCCTTTCGATTTTTTTAGCGGGCCTCCTGGATGGTATCAATCCCTGTGCCTTTTCTACCCTTTTGTTTTTTCTTTCCTTCCTCGGTTTACGCAGACAGGACCACAAAAAGCGCTTCTGGACCGGCATAAGTTTTATTGGGGGCATCTTTGTGGCCTATGTTGCCCTGGGGCTTGGGATTTTTTCGGGCCTCCGCTACTTTTTTTCTCGCCTTGGGGTCTCCTGGTTTGTGAAGGGCGCGGTGAGCCTTCTGGGGGGCATCCTTGCGGTGGCGAGCTGCTACGATGCCTTTCTTGCCCTTCGGGGGAGGGCCGGCGAATCGATACTGCAACTGCCCCTTTTTTTAAAACAGGCAAGCCATCGGCTTATCAGAAAGGGAACCAACGTCTCCTTGTATATGCTCGCTGCCTTTGGTTCGGGGCTTTTGGTGTCCTGCATTGAACTGGCCTGTACAGGCCAGGTGTATTTTCCTACCCTGGCATACCTGGCCCAGCGCTCTGAAAGGGTATTTCCCCTTCTCTTACTGTACAATCTGGCCTTTATCACCCCCCTCTTGGTTGTGTTTGTGGTGGTACATCGGGGTGCCGCTCAGGAAGGCCTTCGACGGTGGTACGAAGGGCACCTGGTTCTTGTACGGTTCCTCACGGCCTTGTTTTTTGGGAGCCTCGCGGTGCTTGTGTGGCAGTGA